GAAGAAGGCCGCTCTTTTCTGAATATTCCCGATAAAAAAAGCCAGAAACAGCGCAAAGTACATGTATCCGAACAGCAGCGTCATCGTAACAGAAACTATCATCTGCACACTGGTCCAGAAATAGACTACCCAGCCCCTGGCCTTAAACGACAGCACGTAGCAGGCGAAGAAGACCATAATCATCAGAATGCCATACACCCAGCGGTCCGCCGAGGAGGATCGGAAGATGAAATAGAACGGAAGAATGTAAAAAACAACCCATACATAAGGGCTCAGTCCCGTACTTTTATGAAAAATATGATGCCACTTCTGCATGTTAGCCATCCTTTTTGCCAGCAAGTTTATACCCCCATTTTAACATAAACCAGCCTCAGACCGGCAACTTCCTTCGAAACAACCTGTGTGTATTCTAAAAAAGAAAGACCAGACCCGGCATCCTGCTCCCCGGATCTGTCTTTCTGCATGTTATCAAGTTACCGCTTCTATTCGCTCTGGAACCCCGGTTTGATTACCTTCAGCCCCTCTTTCACGGCAGGCTCACTCTTCCGCAACCGCTGCTTCAACTGCTTGAAGCTGACGAAGACCTTATGCTCTTCATCCCAAAGACGGTATTTCAGCGCTTCGAGACTGGTGCTGAGTGTAATGGTGGTTGCCTTTTGCAAAGGCGGGCTGGCATTGTGAGCCAATTCCAGATTATAATTCGGCACCTTTGGACTCAAGTGATGCACATGGTGAAATCCGATATTTCCGGTAATCCATTGCAGTAGCTTCGGCAGCTTATAGTAAGAGCTTCCTTCTACAGCGGCGTTCACGTAGCTCCACTCTTCATCATGCTCGAAGTAAGTATGTTCGAACTGGTGCTGTACATAGAACAGCCAGATGCCGAGGAACCCGGACACGAACACTATTGGAAGTTGCACCAACAGGAACGCCTGCCAGCCAATGAGCAGAATAATTCCAGTATATAGAGCCACAATGGACACATTGGTCAGGTAGGTATTCATGCGCTCCTTGCGTCTTGCCCCTTTGGCATTGAACCGGTACTGGATGAGGAATACAGCAATCGGTCCGATGACGAACATTACCAGCGGGTTGCGGTAGATCCGGTAATAGAGCCGCTGAAGCGGCTTGGCAGCCACATATTCATCCACCGTCATGATCCAGATATCCCCGATGCCTCTTTTGTCGAGATTGCTGCTTCCGGCATGATGAATCGAATGACTGTGCTTCCACTGGCGGTAAGGGACCAGGGTAAGCACACCGGTGATGGTGCCGACAATATCATTGGCCTTGCGGTTCTTGAAGAACGACCCGTGACAGCAGTCATGAAAAATAATAAAGGTGCGGATGACAAAGCCGGCAGCCGGAATAGCGAACAGCAGCGTCAGCCAGTAGGACACGGATAAGCTGAAGTAAGCGGCGGTCCATAATAGCACCAGCGGCCCAAGCGTATTAATGAGCTGTTTTATGCTCGTGCTGAGGTCTGTTTTCTCATAAGGGGCTACGCTTTTCTTCAATGTAGAGAGCTGGGGTATCTGGTTGTTGGTCATCGGGATCGGTTCCTCCTCGGATGCATCCATTCAAGGATACTTCTTATATTTCCAGTATAAAGAAAGAAGTGTCATCCCCGTAAGTCATAAATATCAACTCTGATGTATGACAAATGTCATAGTCGGCTCTGGAGTGCTTGTCTGCCCGCCTCTTTCGTTCTGAGCAGCGGCAGCAGAATCAGCACCGCAATCAGGAACAACACACCGCTCCCCGTGAAGACTGCGGACAGAGAGAGCATTCCTTTAGCATAGCCGGCTACAGACATTCCAATCACCATGAAGCCCATGAACATCGGCCCCATAATGCCGCCCACCCTGCCCATATAAGCAGTCTCCGTATGACGGATCAGCAGTGTATTGATACCGATATGAATACAAGGGTAAAAGAATCCGCTAACCGTCTGGAGCACCAGCGTGAGCGCTGTGTGATGCGACCAGCCTACCCCCGCCGTTCCTGCCGCACTGATCAGCAGGCCTAGGGATAACATCGTCTGCGGCTTCATAGTTTTGCCTTTACTCATAATAAACATTCCGCCCAGCAGCATGGACGCTCCGTTGGCCATCATCACCCACTGCAGGAAGTCTTTGTCTCTGCCCAGATTCTCCATAATGATGAAGACGCCCAGCGGCTGAACCAGTC
The sequence above is a segment of the Paenibacillus sp. FSL R7-0204 genome. Coding sequences within it:
- a CDS encoding fatty acid desaturase — its product is MTNNQIPQLSTLKKSVAPYEKTDLSTSIKQLINTLGPLVLLWTAAYFSLSVSYWLTLLFAIPAAGFVIRTFIIFHDCCHGSFFKNRKANDIVGTITGVLTLVPYRQWKHSHSIHHAGSSNLDKRGIGDIWIMTVDEYVAAKPLQRLYYRIYRNPLVMFVIGPIAVFLIQYRFNAKGARRKERMNTYLTNVSIVALYTGIILLIGWQAFLLVQLPIVFVSGFLGIWLFYVQHQFEHTYFEHDEEWSYVNAAVEGSSYYKLPKLLQWITGNIGFHHVHHLSPKVPNYNLELAHNASPPLQKATTITLSTSLEALKYRLWDEEHKVFVSFKQLKQRLRKSEPAVKEGLKVIKPGFQSE